The genomic region TCACCCGCACCGTCACGAACCCCTTCTCGGTATAGGCCACGGCGTTCCCTACGAGCGGCCGGAGCGTACGCGGGAGCAGCACCGGATCGGCCACGACCCGGACTGACGTGGCGATCTCCGGCAGCAGGTCGATGCCCTTGCCTCTGGCTTCAGGTGCCGCCTCCGCCACGAGGCGGCGCGTGACGGCGGCGAGGTCTACGGTCTCAGCTTCCACCTTCACCTCGCCGGCTTCGACGCGGGCGAAGTCCGTCATCCGGTCCAGGGTCCGCACGAGCCGGTAGGTGCTGCTTTTGAACGTGGCAAGGAGCGCAGCCTGCTCCGAGGACGCGAGGTCGGCCAGCGCATTGACCGACCGAGAGGCTGCCGTCAGCGGGGGGCGCACCTCCTCTGAGAGGTTCATCAGCATCGTCTGCCTCGTCCGGTTCATCTGGTCGGTCAGCGCGACCGCCTCGATCATCCGCTGCACGGACCGCCGCCGCGACGAGACGTAAGCCCCGAGGTAGAGGCCGATCACTGTCATCGTGAACATCCCGAACTGCACCGTGTAGGGGTTCACCTGGGGCAATTCGGCCGGGGCCACGATGAAGGCCGCCGCGAGGTTGACGACGAGGGCACCCAGCGCCGCGCCGGGCATCCCGTACCGGGCTGCGAGCCACACGATGGGCGCGAAGAGCAGATACGTCACCTCCAGGGCGGGCTCCGGCTGGGCGGCGAAAATGAACCAGCACGCGGCGAGCGACCCGGCCGCGGTGAGCGCCAGTTCGAGCAGGTGCTTCGAGGTGGGGCTCCACTCGACCCCCTCGGATGGCCGCAGGGAATGGTCCCACCACAGCTTCGGGAACGGGCGCAGCAGCACGGCTAGGACGGGTACGAGTAGGGCGATGCCGGTTCCGTCCCCGACCGTGTACCCGAGCAGCTGCGGCCAGAACGACGACGCCGGCAGCGCGTCTGTGAGGACGAAGATGCCGACCTTCCACGCGCCCAGCAGCGCCGGCGCGACCACCACCATCAGCACCAGAAAAAACGTCACGTCGCGGACGTGGCGCAGGCGCGGGTTGCACCCGAGGTAGACCAGCAGCACAGCCGCGAGGCCGCCGTAGACCACCCCCTGCCCGAGCGCGTAGACGAGCGTCCAGCCCCACCCGAGCGACGCGATCACGCTCGGCGTCCCGAGCCACCCGCTCAGGAGCACGACCTGGTTGATCACCACCGCCGGCGCAAACCACGACCCGAAGATGGCGACCAGGGCCACGTCGAGCCCTGCCGGGGGGTACCACAGCGAGAAGTCTTCCTCCACGCGCAGCCAGGTCGAGCCCTCGAACACGAGGCGGTACAGCAGGATGTAGCCTGCGCTTACCAGGAGCCAGCGGCCGAGCGGGGGTGGCTTCGGCCGTGCCCGGAGCGCGGTCATGAACTCGGGCGCGCGCGCTTCTCGAAACGTCGTGCGGGGCGCGAGCGCCGGGGGAATCTGAAGACGCATGGAACCGTACCGAGGAATCGTACAAGACCCAGGCTGTGAGACCCTGTGGCTGGTGAGCAGAGACCGCAGACGGCGGACCGCCGGTTTCCCTCACTCGCGGCAGTCTGCCGTCCCCCGGATCGGTGTCCGGGGCAGGCTCTGTCTGCGGTCAACAGGCACGGCGGATAGACGGGGCGCAACTTGGATCATAAATGAGCCGGCAATTTCGTGCAGCGATACCTGTGATGTGCAAGGTACCAGATATGCGAGCCGGTGGGGTAGCGGGGTCTCGTTTCGCAGACGTCGGGCTGTACCTTGCGCATTTTGCTGAGGCTGCGCTGCGCTGCAACGTGTTTCGTCGCTATCCTCCGTCTTTCCTCCTCGCCTTCGGTCACGCTGCGTGATTCCCCGCGACCTGTTCAGCAAAATCCGCCACCTCGAGATCCGCACGAAAGGCCTCGTCAACGACGTCTTCGGCGGCGAGTACCACTCGGCGTTCAAGGGGCGCGGGATCGAGTTCTCCGAGGTCCGCCCCTACCAGATCGGCGACGACGTGCGGACGATCGACTGGAACGTGTCGGCGCGGACCGGCGAGACCTACGTCAAGCTCTACGAGGAGGAGCGCGAGCAGACCCTCGTGCTCGCCGTCGACGTCTCGGGCAGCGAGCGTTTCGGGACGGGCGGGGTCGAGAAGCGCGAGGTGGCGGCCGAGCTGTGCGCCGTCCTCGCCTTCAGCGCGGTCCGCAACAACGATAAGGTGGGGCTGCTCCTGTTCTCGGACCGGGTCGAGCGCTTCGTCCCGCCGAAGAAGGGCCGCCGCCACGTCCTCCGCATCGTCCGCGACGTGTTCGCCCACGCGCCGCAGGCGGCGGGCACCCGCATCACCGCCGCCCTCGACCACCTCCTCCACGTCCTCCGCCGCCGCGCGATTGTGGTCGTCGTCAGCGACTTCTTCGACCGGGGCTACGAGCGCAAGCTCCGCGCCCTCTCGGCGCGGCACGACGTGGTCGCCGTCCACCTCCGCGACCCGCGCGAGGTCGCCCTGCCGAACGTCGGTCTGCTCACGCTGCGCGACGCGGAGTCGGGCCGCCCAGTGCTCGTCGATACCGGCAGCCGTGCCGCGCGCGAGGCGTTCGCCCGGCAGGCCGAGGCGCGGCAGGCCGAGATCGAGACGGCGCTGCGGAGCGCCCGCGTGGACACCGTCCGCGTGCAGACCGACGAGGACTACGTCGAGCCGCTCGTCGGGTTTTTCCGGCAGCGCAACCGGGCGGCGTAACGATGAGCGTCACCGCCTGCCTCCGTCTATGGCGTAGGGGCGACCGGCCGGTCGCCCCTGCGGTGGTGCTGGCGCTGCTGCTGGCTGCTCCGGTCTCGGCGCAGACCGTCCGGCTCCACGTCCTCGCCGACAGCGTGACCGTCGGCGAGCGCTTCGAGGTCGCCGTCGCGGTCGAGCACGCGCCGGGCGTGCAGGTCGTCTTTCCCGAACCGCCCGGCGCGGCTGAGGCGGTGCGCGCCCCGCTCGAAGCCGGCGAGGCCGAACTGCTCGGCCGCCGCCGCCTCCCCCCGGCCGAGCGCGGCGCGGTGCGCGTGGACAGCGCCGTGTTCGAGGCAGCGACGTTCGCGCTCGACTCGGCGCGCGTCGGGCCGGTACCGGTGCGGATCGTGCGCGGCACGGACACGACCGTCGTGGCCTCGCGCTCGGCGTTCGTCGGCGTCCGCTCACTCGTGCCCGCCGACACGACGGCCCGGCCCAAAGGCCTCGCGCCGCTCGCCACGTTCCCGCGGGCGTGGGGACCGTGGCTGACTGCGGCGCTCCTTGTCCTCGCCCTCCTCGTCGCGCTGTGGGCGTGGCTCCGCCAGCGCCGCCGCCGTCCCGCACTGGCCTCGGCGCTGCCAGCGCACGAAGAAGCGACCGTCCGCTTCGACGCGCTCGCGGCGAGGTTGCCCGGCACGCCCGCCGCCGTCAAGCCATTCTACGTCGAGCTGTCGGAGGCGCTGCGGACCTACCTCGCCCGCACCCTCCGCGTCCCCGCGCTGGAGCAGACGACGCGGGAGCTGGCCGATGCGCTCGCCGAGCACGGAGACGACGTGCCCGAGGCCGCGCACAAGCGCATTGCCTCGGTACTGCGCCTGGCCGACCTCGCCAAGTTCGCCGAGGTCCAGCCGGACCCGGCGACGCACGCGACCGCACTCACCCGAGCACGCGAAGCCGTCGCCGCCATCGAGGCCGCCCGCGCTGCGCGGGAAGAGGACAGCGCGGAAGGCGAGGAGAGTAAGGAGGGCGTGGAGGGACAGCCTGCCGGATGAACGCGACCCATCTCTCCTTACCCTGCCTACCTTCCACGCCCACCGTCCTCCGACCCTCCGTGCCCCCCTTCACCGACACCCTCGTCGAACGTCTCGCCCGCGCCGAGCGCGTGGCTGTCCTCACCGGAGCCGGCATCTCGGCCGAGAGCGGCGTCCCGACCTTCCGCGACCCCGGCGGGCTGTGGCAGCAGTTCCGGCCCGAGGAACTGGCCAACATCGACGCGTTCCTCGCCAACCCCGTGCTCGTGCAGGGCTGGTACGCCCACCGCCGCGCCGTCGTCGAGGAGGTGCAGCCGAACCCGGGCCACACCGCCCTCGCGGAGCTAGAGCGGATGGTGCCGCACTTTCTGCTCGCCACGCAGAACGTGGACG from Bacteroidota bacterium harbors:
- a CDS encoding ATP-binding protein, with product MRLQIPPALAPRTTFREARAPEFMTALRARPKPPPLGRWLLVSAGYILLYRLVFEGSTWLRVEEDFSLWYPPAGLDVALVAIFGSWFAPAVVINQVVLLSGWLGTPSVIASLGWGWTLVYALGQGVVYGGLAAVLLVYLGCNPRLRHVRDVTFFLVLMVVVAPALLGAWKVGIFVLTDALPASSFWPQLLGYTVGDGTGIALLVPVLAVLLRPFPKLWWDHSLRPSEGVEWSPTSKHLLELALTAAGSLAACWFIFAAQPEPALEVTYLLFAPIVWLAARYGMPGAALGALVVNLAAAFIVAPAELPQVNPYTVQFGMFTMTVIGLYLGAYVSSRRRSVQRMIEAVALTDQMNRTRQTMLMNLSEEVRPPLTAASRSVNALADLASSEQAALLATFKSSTYRLVRTLDRMTDFARVEAGEVKVEAETVDLAAVTRRLVAEAAPEARGKGIDLLPEIATSVRVVADPVLLPRTLRPLVGNAVAYTEKGFVTVRVSAEDGEGVCAVVDSGCGMTPENLRRAFEPFSDRNTDPDYPRLGIGLAIARGLAEAQGGRIDATSAPGVGSVFTLRLPLAARGL
- a CDS encoding DUF58 domain-containing protein, coding for MIPRDLFSKIRHLEIRTKGLVNDVFGGEYHSAFKGRGIEFSEVRPYQIGDDVRTIDWNVSARTGETYVKLYEEEREQTLVLAVDVSGSERFGTGGVEKREVAAELCAVLAFSAVRNNDKVGLLLFSDRVERFVPPKKGRRHVLRIVRDVFAHAPQAAGTRITAALDHLLHVLRRRAIVVVVSDFFDRGYERKLRALSARHDVVAVHLRDPREVALPNVGLLTLRDAESGRPVLVDTGSRAAREAFARQAEARQAEIETALRSARVDTVRVQTDEDYVEPLVGFFRQRNRAA